One part of the Thiothrix nivea DSM 5205 genome encodes these proteins:
- the pstA gene encoding phosphate ABC transporter permease PstA codes for MNINLSSATLGKDYNLSRQPLEYRAMKSGFLTGLTWLMAFLASVPLFSVIYMLVMKGGTRINWETLTALPPAGFEMGGGFGNAIIGTLVMVGIASAISVPFGTLAAVYLGVLDPQSRTATASRFLAKTLTGFPSILAGVFVYSILVINFGYSALAGGVALAVLMLPTVVLAAEEAMRQVPQRMKDAAYGMGCTRSQVIWKVVLPTGLSGILTGVLLAVAGAAGESAPLLFTALFSNYYISEVMEPTASLSILIYNFSAMPFENQLELAWTASLVLVLIVLVFNVLARLFGRPKY; via the coding sequence GACTACAACCTGAGCCGCCAGCCGCTGGAATACCGCGCCATGAAAAGCGGTTTCCTGACCGGCCTCACCTGGCTGATGGCGTTCCTGGCCAGCGTGCCGTTGTTTTCCGTCATCTATATGCTGGTGATGAAAGGCGGCACGCGCATCAACTGGGAAACCCTGACTGCACTGCCGCCCGCCGGTTTTGAAATGGGCGGCGGTTTCGGCAACGCCATCATCGGCACGCTGGTCATGGTGGGCATCGCCAGCGCCATTAGCGTGCCGTTTGGCACACTGGCTGCGGTCTACCTCGGCGTACTGGATCCGCAAAGCCGCACCGCGACTGCTTCACGCTTCCTGGCCAAAACCCTGACCGGTTTCCCCTCCATCCTCGCCGGTGTTTTTGTGTATTCCATCCTGGTCATCAATTTTGGTTACTCGGCGCTGGCGGGCGGGGTCGCCCTTGCGGTGTTGATGTTGCCGACCGTAGTGCTGGCCGCAGAAGAAGCCATGCGCCAAGTACCGCAACGCATGAAGGACGCAGCCTACGGCATGGGCTGCACGCGCAGTCAGGTGATCTGGAAAGTGGTGTTGCCAACCGGCCTGTCCGGCATCCTCACCGGCGTATTGCTGGCGGTGGCGGGCGCGGCGGGCGAGTCCGCGCCGCTGCTGTTTACCGCGCTGTTCAGCAACTACTACATTTCCGAGGTCATGGAGCCAACAGCCTCATTGTCGATCCTGATCTACAACTTCTCGGCCATGCCGTTTGAAAACCAGCTTGAGCTTGCTTGGACGGCATCCCTGGTGCTGGTGCTCATCGTCCTCGTATTCAACGTCCTGGCCCGCCTGTTTGGCCGACCCAAATATTAA
- the pstB gene encoding phosphate ABC transporter ATP-binding protein PstB, which translates to MTAPIEPSISSAARFTANGPVVINCDIDKIYYGDFLAVRKSIVPIEKNKITGFIGPSGCGKSTVLRSLNRMNDLIPVFRLEGEVTYHGQNIYARNVDPVVVRRYIGMVFQQPNPFSMSIYDNVAFGLRLNRFKGNMDERVQKALEGAALWKEVKDKLKNSGLSLSGGQQQRLCIARAIATEPDVLLMDEPCSALDPIATRQVEELMLELKEHYTLALVTHNMQQAMRVADNTSFFGVDISQGGRTGYLVEMGETRQIFEDPQAQLTKEYVAGHFS; encoded by the coding sequence ATGACTGCTCCCATTGAACCAAGCATTTCCAGCGCCGCCCGCTTCACGGCCAACGGCCCGGTCGTCATCAACTGCGACATCGACAAAATTTACTACGGTGATTTTCTCGCCGTGCGCAAAAGCATCGTGCCCATCGAGAAGAACAAGATCACCGGCTTTATCGGCCCTTCCGGCTGCGGCAAGAGCACCGTGCTGCGTAGCCTCAACCGCATGAACGACCTGATCCCGGTATTCCGCCTGGAAGGTGAAGTGACCTACCACGGCCAGAACATCTACGCGCGTAACGTCGACCCGGTAGTGGTGCGCCGCTACATCGGCATGGTGTTCCAGCAACCCAACCCGTTTTCCATGAGCATCTATGACAACGTGGCCTTCGGTCTGCGCCTGAACCGCTTCAAGGGCAACATGGATGAGCGCGTGCAAAAAGCGCTGGAAGGCGCGGCGCTGTGGAAGGAAGTCAAGGACAAGCTCAAGAACAGCGGCCTGTCCCTGTCCGGCGGCCAACAACAGCGCCTGTGCATTGCCCGCGCCATCGCCACCGAGCCGGATGTATTGCTGATGGACGAACCCTGTTCCGCCCTCGACCCGATCGCCACCCGTCAGGTCGAAGAACTCATGCTGGAACTGAAGGAACATTACACGCTGGCGCTGGTCACGCATAATATGCAACAGGCCATGCGCGTTGCCGACAACACCTCCTTCTTCGGCGTCGACATCTCGCAGGGTGGCCGCACCGGCTATCTGGTGGAAATGGGTGAAACCCGG